From the genome of Candidatus Deferrimicrobiaceae bacterium:
ACGGGAAACCACAAGATCCGCAAGGTGATTTCGGCCTCCGGCGCAACCACAACGTTCGCGGGATCGGGAACCCCCGGGTTCGCCGACAATACAGGCACGACGGCAAGCTTCGTCTCCCCCGAGGGGATCACCTTCGACGGCTCATCGCTCTTCGTCGCCGACACGGGAAACCATGCGATCCGGAAGATTACCCCGGTGGGAACCGTCGGGGAGGTCACCACCCTGGCGGGTGACGGCACCTCCGGCTTCCTCGACAATGCCGCGGGGGGGAGCGCCCGCTTCTCCTCTCCCGTCTCTCTTGTCGCGATCGGCAGCAACCTCTTCGTTTCGGATACGGGGAATCATGTCGTCCGTCAAGTCGAACCGGCGGGATTCGTCACCACCCTGGCGGGGCTTCCCCAGGTGGCGGGATTTTCCGACGGCACGGGGAGCGCCGCCCGGTTCAACAGTCTGAAAGGAATCGCCGTCCAGGAAGGCGTAAGCAACCTGTTCTACGTAGCCGACACGGAAAACCACGTCATCCGGCAGGTTTCGGTCGGGGGCACGGTCGTCACGACGGCGGGAAGCCCGCCGCAGGCAGGGCTGGTCAACTCGACGGGGGAGAGCGCCAGGTTCGACGCGCCCGCAGGGGTCACCGTCATCGGGGACGACCTGTTCGTTTCCGACACCGGCAACAACACGGTCCGGAAGGTCACCGCTTCCGGGGTGGTCACGTCGCTTACGGGGAGCGTGTTCAACGGCCCCCGGGGGATCGTGGCGGTGGGAACCGATCTCTACGTGGCGGATTCGGAAAACCATGCGATCCGGAAGGTCACCTCGGCCGGCGTGGTCACCCCATTTGCCGGGAGCGATGCCGGGGTGGAGGGCTTCGCAAACGGCACCGGGACGGCGGCGCGATTCCGGATGCCGAAAGGGATCGCCACCGACGGTTCCTTCCTCTATGTCGCGGACACGGGAAACCATGCGGTCCGGAAGATCGATATCGGCTCGGCCGCGGTTACCACGGTCGCCGGGGACGGGACACCCGGCCTGCCGACGGATACGCCGTC
Proteins encoded in this window:
- a CDS encoding NHL repeat-containing protein, coding for MAPCPARMRLALFLSPIFLAFALATSGCGDTNVGKAESVAALAGAAGGPGFFDGSASDPVRFDSPYAVAVTATGDRFVADMKNHVIRKVDATGRVTTFAGAFGVAGSADGTGTAARFNLPSGIVAVGTTLYVCDTGNHTIREIVSTSGLVTTVAGTPGVPGAIDNTLPGNVLFSSPRGITSDGGTNLYVADTGNHKIRKVISASGATTTFAGSGTPGFADNTGTTASFVSPEGITFDGSSLFVADTGNHAIRKITPVGTVGEVTTLAGDGTSGFLDNAAGGSARFSSPVSLVAIGSNLFVSDTGNHVVRQVEPAGFVTTLAGLPQVAGFSDGTGSAARFNSLKGIAVQEGVSNLFYVADTENHVIRQVSVGGTVVTTAGSPPQAGLVNSTGESARFDAPAGVTVIGDDLFVSDTGNNTVRKVTASGVVTSLTGSVFNGPRGIVAVGTDLYVADSENHAIRKVTSAGVVTPFAGSDAGVEGFANGTGTAARFRMPKGIATDGSFLYVADTGNHAVRKIDIGSAAVTTVAGDGTPGLPTDTPSRFRSPEGIAFLGGNIYVADTGNHAVQKVTPAGVATNFAGSSAGVSGSVDDTGTAARFHTPRGIAGVDPFLYVADTGNHTVRRISTSRKVITFAGDPGAATTINGDPSAARMNAPTGIAGVPGTIYFTDTNENVIRKILF